In Zingiber officinale cultivar Zhangliang chromosome 3B, Zo_v1.1, whole genome shotgun sequence, a single window of DNA contains:
- the LOC121967162 gene encoding DNA repair protein RAD5B-like, with translation MDVETPAPEILLMEEIADIRSFMGSEISDRDILRALSLAGNNTNRAINILLDALQSSDSADLALNPGDGNGKGQETEVNEENNKENPKSKVNLVCRIKNDVASEGRNRRVDIDIDSEEDVTSKPKRKRESVKELDERFKRQQTTEQLEGHSNTKKDGHLTKESLVTVTTTVEESAVDNFSSLARARLAPYLNPRPISAIRPPGVVTDRKLLLYSNPNEPEFGEFPDEYDWLLVGKASVNGLSTCRGRKHIDDGEIVHFSFPSSEKKQLIGKKFQRPKAAMAAAEIVRFSTKRSGEIGKLPPEWTRCLIPLVASSKVKILGKSLISAVQLSLMQEIILHVSFYIHRSIFTEGCNFTFKLSVPSNSASNVHPLLSLFKRLRMKPVQRAEFTPEELDTRKKSLNLNAGEGDASVEMIVHAKRVTGDPEQSSDEQAISESSLNKIVGTSDEYDLKEAMPPSTLCCALHPYQKQALYWMCELEKGTDFDKATKSLHPCWAAYRIYDKRASEIYVNVFTGESTTQFPSAMQMARGGILADSMGLGKTVMTIALILARINGERPYDNGYSHEHGSNTKGGTLIVCPMALLGQWKDELETHSKPGSFSVYVYYGGSRMKASDIEMLARYDVVLTTYGVLSSAYRPDSVNASIFNNINWYRVVLDEAHNIKCSKTKVAQSAFALNAYCRWCLTGTPLQNKLEDLYSLLCFLHVEPWCNWVWWNSLIQTPYDMGDVRGLKLVKAILRSLMLRRTKDTRDKEGRPILVLPPAHIQVVECEQSEAERDFYEALFTRSKVKFDKFVEQGKVLHNYASILELLLRLRQCCNHPYLVMSRGQNQENTDLNKLVHRFLGGPQSSQAPTRAYVEEVVEGLRRGEVTECPICLESASDDPVLTPCAHRMCRECLLASWSTPVGGPCPICRRALTKEDLITCPNECRFQIDIEKNWTESSKVKKLMECLENIKRTGEKSIIFSQWTGFLDLLEIALRDEFGFLRFDGKLNQQRREYILKEFNESKDKTVLLMSLKAGGVGLNLTAASNVFIMDPWWNPAVEEQAIMRIHRIGQKRQVRVTRFIVKDTVEERMQQVQARKQRMISGALTDEEVRSARIEELKMLFR, from the exons ATGGACGTCGAAACGCCGGCACCCGAAATCCTACTCATGGAAGAGATTGCGGACATCCGATCATTCATGGGCTCTGAAATCTCAGATCGAGATATCCTCCGAGCCCTCTCGCTTGCCGGAAACAACACAAACCGCGCCATCAACATCCTCCTTGACGCGCTCCAGTCGTCAGATTCGGCAGACCTCGCACTCAATCCC GGAGATGGGAACGGTAAGGGACAAGAAACGGAAGTGAATGAAGAAAATAACAAGGAAAATCCTAAATCTAAAGTTAATTTGGTCTGTAGAATAAAAAATGATGTGGCATCTGAAGGTCGGAACAGAAGGGTGGACATTGATATAGACTCTGAAGAAGATGTGACTTCGAAGCCGAAGAGAAAGCGTGAAAGTGTGAAAGAATTGGATGAAAGGTTCAAGAGACAGCAGACCACCGAACAGTTAGAAGGCCATTCAAATACAAAGAAAGATGGGCACTTGACAAAGGAGTCTTTGGTCACGGTCACGACAACCGTAGAGGAGTCCGCAGTTGACAATTTCTCCAGCCTTGCGAGGGCTCGTTTGGCTCCGTATCTCAATCCACGTCCAATATCTGCTATCAGACCACCTGGTGTAGTCACTGATCGGAAGCTTCTGCTGTACTCCAATCCGAATGAGCCAGAGTTCGGAGAGTTTCCTGATGAGTACGATTGGTTACTTGTAGGGAAGGCTTCTGTCAATGGCCTCTCCACATGCAGAGGGAGAAAACACATCGATGATGGGGAAATTGTTCACTTCTCATTTCCATCCTCCGAGAAGAAACAATTGATTGGTAAGAAATTCCAGAGACCAAAAGCTGCAATGGCAGCTGCGGAGATTGTTCGCTTCTCAACCAAGCGGAGTGGCGAG ATTGGAAAACTTCCACCAGAGTGGACTAGATGCCTCATTCCACTCGTAGCATCCTCAAAAGTGAAGATTCTGGGGAAGTCTCTAATTTCAGCGGTGCAGCTTAGCTTAATGCAAGAGATTATTTTGCATGTCAG CTTTTACATTCACAGATCAATCTTCACTGAAGGTTGCAATTTCACATTCAAGCTATCAGTTCCTTCAAACTCTGCTTCTAATGTCCATCCTCTTCTTAGTCTGTTCAAGCGTCTAAGAATGAAGCCAGTTCAAAGG GCTGAATTTACTCCTGAAGAACTCGATACCCGAAAGAAGTCACTAAACCTAAAC GCTGGTGAGGGAGATGCATCCGTTGAAATGATAGTCCATGCAAAGCGAGTAACCGGGGACCCTGAGCAAAGCAGTGACGAGCAAGCAATCTCAGAGTCATCTTTGAATAAAATTGTTGGAACTTCTGATGAGTACGATTTAAAG GAAGCAATGCCACCTTCTACGCTCTGCTGTGCTTTACATCCATACCAGAAGCAAGCCCTTTACTGGATGTGCGAATTAGAGAAAGGAACTGATTTTGATAAAGCAACCAAATCTCTTCATCCCTGTTGGGCTGCTTACAGAATTTATGACAA GCGAGCCTCTGAAATCTATGTAAATGTTTTTACTGGGGAATCTACCACTCAGTTTCCAAGTGCTATGCAGATGGCAAGAGGCGGA ATCTTGGCAGATTCAATGGGCCTAGGAAAGACTGTCATGACAATTGCTTTAATACTTGCAAGAATTAATGGAGAAAGGCCATATGATAATGGTTATTCCCATGAACATGGATCAAATACAAAGGGAGGCACCCTTATTGTATGCCCAATGGCATTGCTGGGTCAGTGGAAG GATGAGCTTGAAACTCATTCAAAGCCGGGTTCATTTTCTGTTTATGTGTATTATGGTGGTTCAAGAATGAAGGCCAGTGATATTGAGATGCTTGCAAGATATGACGTGGTTTTGACAACATATGGAGTTCTATCATCTGCTTATAGACCT GATTCCGTGAATGCTAGCATCTTCAACAATATAAATTGGTACAGAGTAGTACTAGATGAAGCTCATAACATCAAATGCTCAAAAACAAAAGTTGCTCAGTCAGCATTTGCCTTGAACGCTTACTGTAGGTGGTGTCTAACTGGTACCCCACTTCAG AATAAGCTGGAAGATCTCTACAGTCTTCTTTGCTTCTTACATGTTGAACCATGGTGCAATTGGGTTTG GTGGAACAGTCTGATTCAAACTCCGTATGATATGGGAGATGTAAGAGGGTTGAAATTGGTAAAAGCCATCCTACGCTCACTAATGCTAAGGAGAACGAAAGATACAAGAGACAAAGAGGGGAG GCCTATTCTTGTTCTACCTCCAGCCCACATCCAAGTTGTGGAATGTGAACAATCTGAAGCTGAACGTGATTTTTATGAAGCCCTTTTCACGCGATCCAAG GTCAAGTTTGATAAATTTGTTGAACAAGGTAAAGTTCTTCACAATTATGCCTCCATTTTAGAGCTTCTACTCCGTCTACGACAGTGTTGCAATCACCCTTATCTTGTTATGAG TCGTGGACAGAATCAAGAGAATACTGATCTCAACAAGCTTGTCCACCGATTTCTTGGAGGTCCTCAGTCGAGCCAGGCCCCAACACGAGCCTACGTTGAGGAAGTTGTGGAGGGCCTTCGTAGAGGTGAGGTCACTGAGTGCCCAATCTGTCTTGAATCAGCATCTGATGATCCAGTGCTCACTCCATGTGCCCACCGGATGTGTCGTGAGTGCCTGCTCGCAAGCTGGTCTACTCCGGTCGGTGGGCCATGCCCAATCTGCCGGAGGGCCCTGACTAAAGAAGACTTGATAACATGCCCAAATGAGTGTCGGTTTCAGATCGATATTGAGAAGAATTGGACAGAATCATCCAAGGTGAAAAAACTGATGGAATGCCTTGAGAACATTAAGAGGACAGGGGAGAAGAGCATCATCTTCAGCCAGTGGACCGGCTTCTTGGATTTGCTGGAGATTGCTTTAAGGGACGAATTTGGTTTCCTCAGGTTTGATGGCAAACTAAATCAACAGAGGAGAGAATACATACTGAAGGAGTTCAATGAGAGCAAAGATAAGACG GTGCTACTCATGTCACTCAAGGCAGGAGGTGTAGGCTTGAATCTCACAGCAGCATCTAATGTTTTCATCATG GATCCATGGTGGAATCCGGCAGTGGAGGAGCAAGCAATAATGaggattcatagaattggacagAAGAGGCAGGTTCGAGTAACACGTTTCATTGTGAAG GACACTGTGGAAGAGAGAATGCAACAAGTGCAGGCAAGGAAGCAGAGGATGATTTCTGGAGCCTTGACAGATGAGGAAGTTAGGAGTGCTCGCATCGAGGAGCTCAAGATGCTATTTCGATAG